The Gammaproteobacteria bacterium DNA window GTACACCAAATGCAGAACATACCTTGGAAGAATTAGAACAAGCGATAAGTAAAGAAATTGAAAAATTACAAACCGAACTGGTCAGCGAGCGCGAGTTAAAGCGTGTGAAAGCACAAGTAGTTGCGGGTGAAGTGTATCAACAAGATTCAGTTCAAAGGCAAGCCTATATTATAGGTTCTTTAGAGACTGTCGAACTCGGTTGGAAAACAATGAATGAATATGCTGACAATATACAAAAAATCACAGCTGAAGACGTGCGTGAGGTAGCCAAAAAATATTTGGTCGATGATTCTAAAACAGTTGCAATTTTAACGCCGCTAGAGCCTAAAGGCTTTGGTGCTAAATGATAATTAATACCACTATGTTCATTCGATCTACAATTGTATTTTTTTTCTTATGTATGTCTTCTGCTGTTTATGCTTTACCAGAGATAAACACATGGGCAACTGACAATGGCATTAAAGTGCTACATGTCAATTCACCAGAACTTCCTATGATAGATATAGCGTTAACATTTGATGCCGGTAGTGCGCGTGATAATGAGCTAGCAGGCTTGTCATCAATGACACATGGCCTGCTTGATAAGGGTACAGGAAAACTTGATGCTGATGATGTTGCTTCAAGATTTGAAGATGTAGGCGCGCAATTTAGCGCTAATGTAGATTTGGATCGATCAAGTGTGACATTGCGTAGTCTTACCGATGATGAATTTTTTAATGATGCCTTAACAATGTTTATTAAGGTTGTATCAAATCCTTCTTTCCCTGAGCGTGACTTTGATAGAGAAAAGAAAAGATTATTAATTGCTTTGGAGGATAGTGATCAACGCCCAAGTGATATTGTTGGGCGAAAATTTTCTGAACTTCTCTATCAGCAACACCCCTATGCGCAACCGCGCAGCGGAACTAAAGAGAGTGCAAATAAAATTACACTCAAAGATATAAAGCAATTTCATAAAAATTATTTTGTAGCAACAAATTCTATTTTGGCAATTGTTGGAGATGTCTCGCAAAAACAAGCTAAAGTGATTGCGAATAAAATAAGTGCTTCAATTCCAACTGGGAATGCACAAGAAAGGATTAAAGCAGCAAAACCATCAGTAGAGACAAAGCAGCATGTTGATTTTCCCTCACAACAATCGCATGTGCGAATGGGTCAAATTGGCATTGAGCGCGGGAACCCAGATTATTTTAATCTGTATGTGGGTAATCACATTCTAGGTGGTGGCGGATTCACTTCTCGCTTAGTTAAAGAAGTGCGTAGTAAACGAGGGTTGTCTTATAGTGTTTATAGTTATTTCCTGCCCTATGAGCAGTCTGGTCCGTTTATGCTAGGCCTACAAACACGTTCAGATCAAGTGACAGAAGCGATTCAAGTATGTAATGAAGTGCTTGCAGAATTTATTGAAAATGGGCCGACCCAAGAAGAACTTACTCTAAGCAAGCAAAACATCATGAATGGTTTTCCGTTACGTGTGGATAGCAACAGGGATATTTTGGGTTATTTGTCCTTGATTGGTTATTACGATTTACCATTAACTTATTTAAATGACTTTAATAGCAATATTGAAAAAGTCACCCTGGAAGATGTGAAGCAAGCATTCCGCAAACATCTTGATCTGGATACCTTTGTGACTGTCGTGGTTGGTAGTGAGCAAAAGCCAGAAGAAGACGCATAAATTAGCGCGAGCGCCTCAGCAGGTTAAGGTTATTGCTGGGCGTTGGCGCGGCACTACATTGCCCGTTGTGCTGCGAGATGATGTTCGTCCCACACCAAGTCGTGTTAGAGAAACACTTTTTAACTGGCTACAAGCACGCATCGAAGGAAGCCATTGCTTGGATCTTTTTACCGGTAGTGGTGCCTTAGGTTTTGAAGCGGTCTCGCGTGGCGCGGCACACGCAACTCTTGTTGATAACGATCAAAAAATTGTGTCATTACTCTCACAACAAGTAGAAAAATTAGATGCGCAAGAAATTAGTTTAACCTGTGCTAATGCTTTAGCGTATTTACAAAATTGTTCTGCTCAGTTCGATATAATTTTTCTTGACCCGCCATTTGCAAAATATAATCCTGAAGAATTACTGCAAATGATAATTGGCAGCGAGTGCGTTAAAAAAGGCGGTTTGATCTATCTGGAAGCTTCCCCAGAAAAATTCCCCCAAACATTGCCAGATAAGTGGCAATGGAAGAGACAGTTAAAAGCAGGTCAAGTAGAATGTGGGTTAATAGTAGCGAAATAATGCTACAGTAATTAAACCTGAGCAAAATTACCCATGTCAAAGATAGCTGTTTATCCTGGTACATTTGACCCAGTCACCAATGGTCATGCTGACTTGGTACGTAGAGCCAAGCACGTATTCGATAAAGTAATAGTCGGTATTGCGGATAGCCCACAGAAGGAACCATTATTCGCTTTAGATGAGCGTGTCTCTTTAGCCAAGGCGGTACTTTCAGAGTACGAAGGCGTTGAGGTGTGCGGTTTTAATGGTTTACTCGTGGATTTTGCTAGAGACCATGGTGCAGTGGCAGTATTGAGAGGTTTGCGAGCAGTATCTGACTTTGAATTTGAATTTCAGTTGGCGACTATGAATCGTCATCTTGATCCCACACTAGAATCTATATTTTTAACTCCAGCAGAACAATTTTCATTTATCTCGTCAAGTATTGTCAGAGAAGTTGCATTACTGGGCGGCGACATTTCAACATTCGTACACCCCAAAGTTGAGCAAGCGCTAAAAAATAAGTTTTCAGACGAATAATCATGGCGCTATATATAACTGACGAATGCATAAATTGTGATGTATGTGAGCCGGAGTGTCCCAATGACGCGATATTTGAAGGCGAAGAAATCTACGAAATAAAACATCAACAATGTACCGAGTGCGTAGGACATTTTGATGAGCCTCAATGTGTGGAAGTATGTCCAGTCGATTGTATATTGATTGATCCAAACCATCGTGAAACAAATCAACAGCTACAAAATAAATACACTGAGCTCATGATGAAAAAATCTTAAGCGATGATTATTCGTATTCTAATGTTATTAATTTTTACCTCGTGGTTAACCCATGCAGGTGAAAATAAAAATCCATATGCAGTAGCTAGTGCTCATAAGCTAGCATCACAAGCCGGGGAACAAATTTTACGAGCCGGAGGTAACGCATTTGATGCTGCTGTTGCTATCAGCGCAGCTTTAGCGGTAGTAGAGCCTTATGGTAGTGGTATCGGCGGCGGTGGGTTTTGGTTACTACATGATGCCTCGAGTAATACAGATGTTGTCATCGACGGCAGAGAAGTCGCACCATTAGATGCCACGGATGATATGTATTTTGATCAAGAAGGTCGACTAACCGGCCAATCAATTAATGGCCCACTTGCAGCGGGTATTCCTGGTGTAGTTGCAGCACTGGAGCATATTACTCTAAATTATGGCCGTTTGACCTTAGAAGAAAATCTGCAACCCGCCATTAGATTTGCTAAAGAAGGTTTTACCCCGGGCAATCATTATTTAAAGTTGGCGAGTTTACGCAAACAAGCATTATTAGCCTCTCCAGAAGCGAGTAGCATATTCTTAGAAGATGGCGACGTTCCAAAAAGTAATTTCATCATCCAGCAAACTGACTTAGCCAACACATTGGAAAAAATTGCCAAACAAGGTGCAAAAGGTTTCTATTATGGTGAGGTGGCACAAAAACTTGTGCAAGGCGTGCAAGCAGCAGGAGGAATATGGCGCTTACAAGATTTGGCGGCTTATAACATTGAAACGAGAACGCCAATTAAAACCGAGTACCATGGCATTGAAATCATTATGCCACCACCACCAACTTCTGGCGGTGTAGTAATCACTCAAATTCTAGCTATGCTCGAACAATCGCAAGCATCATTGAATCTTGATGATGCGGAGTCAATACACAAAGTAGTAGAAGCCATGCGCCGTGCCTACCAAGACCGCGCAATATATTTAGGTGACCCGGCTTATACTGACATGCCACTAAACAAATTGCTTAACAAGGAATACGCACAAGAAAAGTTTTCTAGTTTTAGCCAAGCCCATGCAAGCACCAGTGAATCACTTGTGAACAAGCTTGAATCAAACGGTGAAGACACCACACATTTTTCAGTTTTGGACAGTGAAGGCAATTATGTTGCCGCAACACTTTCCATTAACTACCCATTCGGTAGTGGCTTTGTGGCACCAGGAACAGGGGTACTGCTCAACGATGAAATGGATGATTTTTCAATGGCGGGAGGTGTGGCTAATATTTGGGGTTTAGTTGGTTCAGACGCAAATGCAATTGAGCCTGGTAAGCGAATGTTATCCAGCATGACGCCGTTGTTTGCTCGTGATAAAGAGCGCACATTAATTGTTGGCACACCCGGCGGAAGTCGAATAATAAGTATGCTGGCGTTGGCGTTAATAAAACATCAACAAGGAGCCAATGCCAAAGAAATAGTCAGCCAAAGAAGATTTCACCATCAATACCTACCTGATGAAATTCAATTTGAAATAGATGCATTGTCAGAAAAAGAAAGATCAATACTCACTAGCAAAGGACATCAGCTAAAAGAAATGTCACGTACTTATGGAAATATGCATGCCATTACGTGGTATCAAAAAAATAATATTGTTGAAGCGGCTTCTGATCCGCGTGGTGAAGGGTTAGCGATAGTCGAATAAAGTGAAAATTATATAGCAAATGTCTGCTATCGACTTATAGGGGGCATTCTTGATTTACCAACAACTATTTAATTGATATAAAATAACATAATTTAATCACATTCTTAGACAAGGATTATTCTAGTAATAATTATTCAAGTATCTATCAATTCAGAAAATCAGAGATCCACTCAGTGACAATGTCTAATAGCTAATGAAGAACATTCTTATACTTTGCACCGGCAATTCATGTCGTTCGATTATGGCTGAAGCACTTATTAATCAGCTAGGAAAGGGGCATTACATTGCTGAGAGTGCTGGCAGCAATCCTACAGGTTATATTCATCCCAAGACCATCGATACGCTAATACGACACAAAATAGAAATTGGTGAGCCTCGCAGTAAATCTTGGCATGAGTTTGTAGACCGCAACATCGATCTGATCATTACTGTCTGTGATCAAGCCGCCAATGAAAATTGCCCTATATTTTCAGGTAATTATAAAAAACTGCATTGGAGTATCCCTGATCCGGCAAATTGCACAGGAACTAAAGAAGATATTAATCTTGCATTTGATGGGGCACTTCAAAAACTCAAACAGCATATAGAGGATGAATTGATATGAGTAATGACTCTCAGTCACCCATTGGTGTATTTGAACGATATTTATCTTTATGGGTTGCTGTTTGCATTGTTGCCGGCGTTGGCTTGGGGAATACCATGCCAAATATATTTGCGGCAATTGCAGTCATTGAGTATGCCAATGTCAATCTAGTGGTTGCTGTCTTCATTTGGATAATGATTTACCCAATGATGGTCAATGTAGATTTTAACTCTATAAAAGATGTAGGTAAGAAGCCTAAGGGTTTATGTATCACGCTTGTTGTGAATTGGCTAATCAAACCGTTCTCTATGGCTGCACTAGGTATTTTATTTTTTGAGTATATATTTGCTGGCATAGTTGATCCATCATCAGCTAAAGAATATATCGCTGGAATGATATTGCTTGGTGTTGCACCTTGTACCGCAATGGTATTTGTGTGGAGTCAACTTGTTCATGGCGACGCCAATTACACATTGGTGCAGGTTTCTATCAACGACATCATTATGATATTTGCTTTTGCACCAATCGCAGCGGTCCTGCTTGGAGTAACCGATATAGCGGTGCCGTGGGAGACTTTGCTACTCTCGGTAATGCTCTATGTTGTTATCCCGTTAGTGGCCGGTTACCTAACACGTAAAATGTTGGATGGTTCTGGTGATCATCAACGCATCAAAGATTTTACCGCCAAGATAAAACCGTTCTCAGTCATGGGGCTACTAGCCACAGTTGTTTTATTGTTTGGTTTTCAAGCACAAACTATTATCGATAAACCATTAGTTATTGGTTTGATTGCAATCCCATTACTTATTCAAAGTTATGGTATTTTTGCCATTGCCTATGGTTGGGCATATTTATGGAAAGTGCCTTTTAATACAGCAGCGCCTGCTGCACTAATTGGTACATCAAACTTTTTTGAACTTGCTGTAGCGGTAGCAATAAGCTTATTTGGTCTTAATTCTGGGGCCGCATTAGCTACCGTTGTTGGCGTATTGGTTGAGGTGCCAGTGATGCTGTCATTAGTTGCCTTTGCTAATCGAACGCGTGCAAATTTTAAAGTTTAGAAAGATACTTGCTTGGATGACATATAACGGTAATTTAACTCAACTTTTAACGTTGACACTGCGAACAATATGTCGTCGTCCGCTGCCCTTGCTTTGTAGAACGGAGTGGACGAGCACACACAACACATGGCTTCTTAGTTCTTCCGTAGACTTTTAACTCTTGCTGAAAATAACCCGGTTTTCCATCTTCTCGTGTGAAGTCTCTTAATGTCGTTCCGCCGCGTTGGATTGCTTCGGATAAAATCACTTTAATAGCAGTGACTAGTAATTCGTATCGCGCAAAGGATATTTTTCCAGCCGCACGAAGTGGATGAATCTTACTAGTGAATAAGGCTTCGGTAGCATAGATATTTCCCACGCCCACCACCACATGAGAATTCATAATAAATTCTTTCACAGATATACGTCGGTTACGCGAAGCCTCATATATATGTTTAGCAGTAAAGTCTTCGTCTAATGGTTCCGGGCCTAATGACACTAATAGTTTGTGAGAGAGCGGATTATTGTTCGTCCAAAGGACGGCGCCAAAGCGGCGCGGGTCGTGTAGGCGCAATATATTTTTTTTAAATACCACATCCACATGGTCATGTTTTTGAGCAGATGCGGTTGTCTCTGTGACGCGCAAACTGCCAGACATTCCCAGGTGAATAATTAATGTGCCCGACTCGGTTTTGAGTAATAAATATTTTCCGCGTCGGTTAACTGAGGTAATGACTTTTTGGCTCAAATTTTTGTTTAGTTGGCTGGGAATAGGCCAGCGTAATTTTTTAGTGCGAGTAATAACAGATAAAACCTTTTGCCCATTGATATGTGGTTCTATACCACGTCGTGTTGTTTCTACCTCTGGGAGTTCTGGCATAACAGTGACGTTATAGGATGGGGATTATCGCGAGTGCTTCTATTTCTACAGATAAATCTGAACGACACATATCACCCTGTAAATAGTAGACTGGTGCACTTGGCCCTAATATTTGTTGGATGTGTGTGCATACCGTATCTATATCATTTGGGTTTTTGATATAGATCTTGAATTGAGAAAAATCTCGTAAGGTAATCGCTGTCATATTCTGTTCGTTGACGGCAGTAGAAATCAACTGTTCTATGTTGGATAAACAAATTTCAGTCTGCCGATTAATGTCGCCTGCATATTGAGTGTCATGCCCAGTAATGCTTGCAGTACCTGAGACAAATAATATTTCTTGAGAGTGATTGCGGTGTAATAGAGCCCGAGAAAATAACGGCGGATCCTGGCTATAAATAGAAGGATAGTCGAACGCGCTGACCTGTTGAGCATTTTCAATACCTATTCCTGATTGTTTGGCGGCAATAAAGAAAATTTGCATGCTCGCTTGTTGCGTTCCAATAACAGTGGCTGCGGGGTAAACTTGCTCAGTTAAGGATTGTTGCTCATAAGCACGTGATCTCCCGGAACAAAATAGCTGATAATTATTTGAGCCCGCATAACCATCACTCGTGATGCCAGAGAAAAAATTCCAAGTACGCACCAGGTAGGGATAGTCACAAGCATGCATTTGTTCAAACATCGCGGTGTACGCTGCCTCGGTAGCTTGGTCAATTGGCAAATGAGAGAACAATGATGTTGGTACACAAGCTAATAGATATTGGTCATTTTGGAATAACTCCCAGCCATCAGGGTGGTTAGTATTATTAATTGCACCTTGCCATGATTCAAAAATTTGTTCTGATTGTAAGGAAGGAATAGCGACATTTGTCAGTGAGTGAATAATGTTATCCGCAGGCTCATTGCTATATCTCACTGTAAAAAACTCATGTAAGCCACTCACAATGTCTGTGCTGACATTGATATTCAGTGCTTCGCTAACCGATCCGTGTGTTATCGCAGAGGTATTCATATTAATTTCTTGGTTTAATGCTTATGGCGTCGCCAACGTATTACAAGACCTGTTCCAACTAAAAGGCCTGGAACAAGAAGTAATAATATTAGAGCAATGAATGTTACATCCTTGTCTCCTAGCTCTAAACTTTGATCTGGCGCTGCTCGGTGTGTAATGGAGAGTAACTTATCGTCCTCAGTTAGCCAATTTATTATATTCAAGCTAAGTTCAAAGTTGGCACCAAAACCAATATAGCCATTGGCTATAAAGTCAGAGTCACCGATGACTATCACACGTTGTTGCTGTTCTTTATGTTTGCGCGATAAAGAAAGTCCAATCGTAAGAGGGCCTTGTGTGTCACCAATATCTTGCTCGTATTTTAACTTATCTGTATTTATCTCTCCAACTTCGGCCCAAGAACGCTCTAGCGATCTAAAAAGTGTATGTGCTTGCCAGTCAGAACCAGTTTGATGTCTCATTGCACTAGCGAAAGGAAATAGCAAATGCGTTTTTAACGTTTCTGTGATGCTATGTTTATGAAATTCCGTCACGGGAATCACGGCAGCATGTTTAATGCCCAGTAATATGCGTAGTTTTGTATTGGCATCAATAACAACGCCTGGGATGAGGGATAAGCTTAATGATTCATCTAGGCTAGAGAAGTAATTTTGTTTGGCAGGGTCGCGCAACCAAAGTAAATTGCCGCCGTTTTCTAAGAATTCTTCGATTAGCTTGAGTTCGCCGCCTAAATAAGCGTTTCGTGCCCCAGCGATAATCAATACTTTAGTGTTGTCAGGAATTACCGCTTGAGACAAAAGG harbors:
- a CDS encoding GldG family protein — its product is MPNFNYKRRAKFCLYVYSLLCIVVGFCLLWLNSLNNWQSDWTAGSRNTINESSIELLQKLDGPVSLQAYFDSDSKTRQQVIRFIDKYKRFKQDISLKFVDNQLSSDQLIDMGFSQQGELKISYAENDAFINRLNEQEMTSALFKVARKEDTWIAVIQGHGERDPLDAGNNGLSKLVSELNKTGIKVQPINLLSQAVIPDNTKVLIIAGARNAYLGGELKLIEEFLENGGNLLWLRDPAKQNYFSSLDESLSLSLIPGVVIDANTKLRILLGIKHAAVIPVTEFHKHSITETLKTHLLFPFASAMRHQTGSDWQAHTLFRSLERSWAEVGEINTDKLKYEQDIGDTQGPLTIGLSLSRKHKEQQQRVIVIGDSDFIANGYIGFGANFELSLNIINWLTEDDKLLSITHRAAPDQSLELGDKDVTFIALILLLLVPGLLVGTGLVIRWRRHKH
- a CDS encoding YfhL family 4Fe-4S dicluster ferredoxin, coding for MALYITDECINCDVCEPECPNDAIFEGEEIYEIKHQQCTECVGHFDEPQCVEVCPVDCILIDPNHRETNQQLQNKYTELMMKKS
- the arsB gene encoding ACR3 family arsenite efflux transporter → MSNDSQSPIGVFERYLSLWVAVCIVAGVGLGNTMPNIFAAIAVIEYANVNLVVAVFIWIMIYPMMVNVDFNSIKDVGKKPKGLCITLVVNWLIKPFSMAALGILFFEYIFAGIVDPSSAKEYIAGMILLGVAPCTAMVFVWSQLVHGDANYTLVQVSINDIIMIFAFAPIAAVLLGVTDIAVPWETLLLSVMLYVVIPLVAGYLTRKMLDGSGDHQRIKDFTAKIKPFSVMGLLATVVLLFGFQAQTIIDKPLVIGLIAIPLLIQSYGIFAIAYGWAYLWKVPFNTAAPAALIGTSNFFELAVAVAISLFGLNSGAALATVVGVLVEVPVMLSLVAFANRTRANFKV
- a CDS encoding pitrilysin family protein yields the protein MFIRSTIVFFFLCMSSAVYALPEINTWATDNGIKVLHVNSPELPMIDIALTFDAGSARDNELAGLSSMTHGLLDKGTGKLDADDVASRFEDVGAQFSANVDLDRSSVTLRSLTDDEFFNDALTMFIKVVSNPSFPERDFDREKKRLLIALEDSDQRPSDIVGRKFSELLYQQHPYAQPRSGTKESANKITLKDIKQFHKNYFVATNSILAIVGDVSQKQAKVIANKISASIPTGNAQERIKAAKPSVETKQHVDFPSQQSHVRMGQIGIERGNPDYFNLYVGNHILGGGGFTSRLVKEVRSKRGLSYSVYSYFLPYEQSGPFMLGLQTRSDQVTEAIQVCNEVLAEFIENGPTQEELTLSKQNIMNGFPLRVDSNRDILGYLSLIGYYDLPLTYLNDFNSNIEKVTLEDVKQAFRKHLDLDTFVTVVVGSEQKPEEDA
- a CDS encoding arsenate reductase ArsC — its product is MKNILILCTGNSCRSIMAEALINQLGKGHYIAESAGSNPTGYIHPKTIDTLIRHKIEIGEPRSKSWHEFVDRNIDLIITVCDQAANENCPIFSGNYKKLHWSIPDPANCTGTKEDINLAFDGALQKLKQHIEDELI
- the rsmD gene encoding 16S rRNA (guanine(966)-N(2))-methyltransferase RsmD, giving the protein MSKSQKKTHKLARAPQQVKVIAGRWRGTTLPVVLRDDVRPTPSRVRETLFNWLQARIEGSHCLDLFTGSGALGFEAVSRGAAHATLVDNDQKIVSLLSQQVEKLDAQEISLTCANALAYLQNCSAQFDIIFLDPPFAKYNPEELLQMIIGSECVKKGGLIYLEASPEKFPQTLPDKWQWKRQLKAGQVECGLIVAK
- the ggt gene encoding gamma-glutamyltransferase, which codes for MIIRILMLLIFTSWLTHAGENKNPYAVASAHKLASQAGEQILRAGGNAFDAAVAISAALAVVEPYGSGIGGGGFWLLHDASSNTDVVIDGREVAPLDATDDMYFDQEGRLTGQSINGPLAAGIPGVVAALEHITLNYGRLTLEENLQPAIRFAKEGFTPGNHYLKLASLRKQALLASPEASSIFLEDGDVPKSNFIIQQTDLANTLEKIAKQGAKGFYYGEVAQKLVQGVQAAGGIWRLQDLAAYNIETRTPIKTEYHGIEIIMPPPPTSGGVVITQILAMLEQSQASLNLDDAESIHKVVEAMRRAYQDRAIYLGDPAYTDMPLNKLLNKEYAQEKFSSFSQAHASTSESLVNKLESNGEDTTHFSVLDSEGNYVAATLSINYPFGSGFVAPGTGVLLNDEMDDFSMAGGVANIWGLVGSDANAIEPGKRMLSSMTPLFARDKERTLIVGTPGGSRIISMLALALIKHQQGANAKEIVSQRRFHHQYLPDEIQFEIDALSEKERSILTSKGHQLKEMSRTYGNMHAITWYQKNNIVEAASDPRGEGLAIVE
- the mutM gene encoding bifunctional DNA-formamidopyrimidine glycosylase/DNA-(apurinic or apyrimidinic site) lyase, translating into MPELPEVETTRRGIEPHINGQKVLSVITRTKKLRWPIPSQLNKNLSQKVITSVNRRGKYLLLKTESGTLIIHLGMSGSLRVTETTASAQKHDHVDVVFKKNILRLHDPRRFGAVLWTNNNPLSHKLLVSLGPEPLDEDFTAKHIYEASRNRRISVKEFIMNSHVVVGVGNIYATEALFTSKIHPLRAAGKISFARYELLVTAIKVILSEAIQRGGTTLRDFTREDGKPGYFQQELKVYGRTKKPCVVCARPLRSTKQGQRTTTYCSQCQR
- the coaD gene encoding pantetheine-phosphate adenylyltransferase translates to MSKIAVYPGTFDPVTNGHADLVRRAKHVFDKVIVGIADSPQKEPLFALDERVSLAKAVLSEYEGVEVCGFNGLLVDFARDHGAVAVLRGLRAVSDFEFEFQLATMNRHLDPTLESIFLTPAEQFSFISSSIVREVALLGGDISTFVHPKVEQALKNKFSDE